A part of Osmerus mordax isolate fOsmMor3 chromosome 10, fOsmMor3.pri, whole genome shotgun sequence genomic DNA contains:
- the LOC136950612 gene encoding ras-related protein Rab-37-like, which translates to MERMESMEPISANYATAYPEIHPDSAYGSTAEDFQEKPASTPSYDEELMHKTILVGDSGVGKTSLLVQFDQGKFIPGSFSATVGIGFTNKVVTVDNIKVKLQIWDTAGQERFRSVTHAYYRDAQALLLLYDITSRSSFDNIRAWLTEIHEYAQTDVVIMLLGNKADMGSDRMVRREEGEKLAREHSVPFMETSAKTGVNVELAFTAVAKELKHRVVQRPDEPRFQIHDYIEAQKEKSSCCSFL; encoded by the exons atggagaggatggagtCTATGGAGCCGATTTCGGCGAATTATGCTACGGCGTACCCCGAGATCCACCCGGACAGCGCGTACGGATCTACCGCCGAGGACTTCCAGGAGAAGCCTGCGTCCACTCCTTCATACGACGAGGAGTTGATGCATAAG accaTTCTAGTGGGAGACAGCGGAGTGGGGAAGACCTCTCTGCTGGTGCAGTTCGACCAGGGCAAGTTCATCCCCGGATCCTTCTCTGCAACTGTCGGCATCGGCTTCACA AACAAGGTGGTGACGGTCGACAACATCAAGGTCAAACTGCAG atctgGGACACAGCGGGCCAGGAGCGCTTCAGGAGCGTGACTCACGCGTACTACAGGGACGCTCAAG CTCTACTCCTGCTTTATGACATCACCAGCAGATCATCCTTCGACAACATCCGG GCATGGCTTACAGAGATCCATGAGTATGCACAGACGGATGTAGTCATCATGTTGCTTGGCAACAAG GCCGACATGGGGAGTGACAGGATGGtccggagagaggaaggagaaaagctGGCCAGG GAACATTCCGTCCCTTTCATGGAAACCAGCGCCAAGACTGGAGTCAACGTGGAGCTGGCATTCACAGCTGTGGCTAA GGAGCTGAAGCACCGTGTGGTTCAGAGGCCCGACGAGCCCAGGTTCCAGATCCACGACTACATCGAGGCCCAGAAGGAGAAATCCAGCTGCTGCAGCTTCCTCTGA
- the nherf1a gene encoding Na(+)/H(+) exchange regulatory cofactor NHE-RF1a isoform X1, which translates to MSKLRPRLCILEKGADGYGFHLHGEKGKTGQFIRLVEPNSPAESAGMLAGDRLAFVNGENVEDESHQQVVARIRATMGALELIVVDAETLELLKKHNLECRKEFAREGIPLPSNESNHGDDAASRSSRDSTTTPPDNGDVSLARLSVSSKDSRPELRPRLCRMKKGSTGYGFNLHSDKNKPGQYIRAVDAASPAEKAGLRPQDKIIQVNGVGVQDMQHSEVVGAIKTGGGETSLLVVDAETEAFFKSCNVLPTEAHLTGPLPQPAVTNGGASQPVVNGTSVEEPKPKVSVSSSSSTASSNTSLPTASSNTSLPAAVSSAPPPAEVRVQVARAPEPSLKADSGEPGLDLGLSLAQAKEKARQKRAAKKAPQMDWSKRNELFSNL; encoded by the exons ATGTCAAAACTCCGACCGAGACTTTGTATTCTGGAAAAGGGTGCGGATGGATACGGGTTTCATTTGCACGGGGAGAAGGGGAAAACGGGTCAGTTTATCCGACTTGTAGAACCAAACTCTCCCGCCGAATCTGCCGGTATGCTCGCCGGGGACAGACTCGCGTTTGTCAACGGGGAGAACGTAGAAGACGAGAGCCACCAGCAAGTAGTTGCCCGGATACGAGCCACCATGGGAGCACTGGAGCTTATCGTGGTTGACGCTGAAACCTTAGAATTACTGAAGAAACACAACTTGGAGTGCCGTAAAGAGTTTGCCAGGGAGGGCATCCCGTTACCGAGCAACGAGTCCAACCACGGGGATGATGCCGCAAGCAGGTCCTCGAGAGACTCTACGACCACACCACCGGATAACGGAGACGTCTCCCTCGCTCGGCTGAGCGTGAGCTCCAAG gactCCAGGCCAGAGTTGCGCCCCCGTCTGTGTCGTATGAAGAAGGGATCGACAGGCTACGGCTTCAACCTCCACAGTGACAAGAACAAGCCTGGCCAGTACATCCGAGCTGTGGACGCCGCCTCACCTGCAGAGAAGGCAGGCCTGCGGCCCCAGGACAAGATCATACAG gtgaaCGGTGTGGGGGTGCAGGACATGCAGCACTCAGAGGTGGTGGGGGCCAtcaagactggggggggggagaccagtCTGCTGGTGGTGGACGCCGAGACGGAAGCCTTCTTCAAGAGCTGCAACGTCCTGCCCACCGAGGCCCACCTCAccg GACCCCTGCCTCAGCCAGCAGTAACCAATGGAGGAGCGTCACAACCTGtg GTGAACGGCACGTCTGTGGAGGAGCCCAAGCCCAAGGTGTCAGTcagctcctcgtcctccaccgcctcctccaacacctccctccccaccgcctcctccaacacctccctccctgccgCCGTCagctccgcccccccgccagcgGAGGTGAGAGTCCAG gtggcGAGAGCTCCAGAGCCCAGCCTCAAGGCGGACAGCGGGGAGCCTGGTCTGGATCTGGGTCTGTCTCTGGCGCAGGCCAAGGAGAAAGCCAGGCAGAAACGAGCTGCCAAAAAGGCCCCTCAGATGGACTGGAGCAAGAGGAACGAGCTCTTCAGCAACCTGTag
- the nherf1a gene encoding Na(+)/H(+) exchange regulatory cofactor NHE-RF1a isoform X2 has product MSKLRPRLCILEKGADGYGFHLHGEKGKTGQFIRLVEPNSPAESAGMLAGDRLAFVNGENVEDESHQQVVARIRATMGALELIVVDAETLELLKKHNLECRKEFAREGIPLPSNESNHGDDAASRSSRDSTTTPPDNGDVSLARLSVSSKDSRPELRPRLCRMKKGSTGYGFNLHSDKNKPGQYIRAVDAASPAEKAGLRPQDKIIQVNGVGVQDMQHSEVVGAIKTGGGETSLLVVDAETEAFFKSCNVLPTEAHLTGPLPQPAVTNGGASQPVVNGTSVEEPKPKVSVSSSSSTASSNTSLPTASSNTSLPAAVSSAPPPAEVARAPEPSLKADSGEPGLDLGLSLAQAKEKARQKRAAKKAPQMDWSKRNELFSNL; this is encoded by the exons ATGTCAAAACTCCGACCGAGACTTTGTATTCTGGAAAAGGGTGCGGATGGATACGGGTTTCATTTGCACGGGGAGAAGGGGAAAACGGGTCAGTTTATCCGACTTGTAGAACCAAACTCTCCCGCCGAATCTGCCGGTATGCTCGCCGGGGACAGACTCGCGTTTGTCAACGGGGAGAACGTAGAAGACGAGAGCCACCAGCAAGTAGTTGCCCGGATACGAGCCACCATGGGAGCACTGGAGCTTATCGTGGTTGACGCTGAAACCTTAGAATTACTGAAGAAACACAACTTGGAGTGCCGTAAAGAGTTTGCCAGGGAGGGCATCCCGTTACCGAGCAACGAGTCCAACCACGGGGATGATGCCGCAAGCAGGTCCTCGAGAGACTCTACGACCACACCACCGGATAACGGAGACGTCTCCCTCGCTCGGCTGAGCGTGAGCTCCAAG gactCCAGGCCAGAGTTGCGCCCCCGTCTGTGTCGTATGAAGAAGGGATCGACAGGCTACGGCTTCAACCTCCACAGTGACAAGAACAAGCCTGGCCAGTACATCCGAGCTGTGGACGCCGCCTCACCTGCAGAGAAGGCAGGCCTGCGGCCCCAGGACAAGATCATACAG gtgaaCGGTGTGGGGGTGCAGGACATGCAGCACTCAGAGGTGGTGGGGGCCAtcaagactggggggggggagaccagtCTGCTGGTGGTGGACGCCGAGACGGAAGCCTTCTTCAAGAGCTGCAACGTCCTGCCCACCGAGGCCCACCTCAccg GACCCCTGCCTCAGCCAGCAGTAACCAATGGAGGAGCGTCACAACCTGtg GTGAACGGCACGTCTGTGGAGGAGCCCAAGCCCAAGGTGTCAGTcagctcctcgtcctccaccgcctcctccaacacctccctccccaccgcctcctccaacacctccctccctgccgCCGTCagctccgcccccccgccagcgGAG gtggcGAGAGCTCCAGAGCCCAGCCTCAAGGCGGACAGCGGGGAGCCTGGTCTGGATCTGGGTCTGTCTCTGGCGCAGGCCAAGGAGAAAGCCAGGCAGAAACGAGCTGCCAAAAAGGCCCCTCAGATGGACTGGAGCAAGAGGAACGAGCTCTTCAGCAACCTGTag
- the nherf1a gene encoding Na(+)/H(+) exchange regulatory cofactor NHE-RF1a isoform X3 — protein MSKLRPRLCILEKGADGYGFHLHGEKGKTGQFIRLVEPNSPAESAGMLAGDRLAFVNGENVEDESHQQVVARIRATMGALELIVVDAETLELLKKHNLECRKEFAREGIPLPSNESNHGDDAASRSSRDSTTTPPDNGDVSLARLSVSSKDSRPELRPRLCRMKKGSTGYGFNLHSDKNKPGQYIRAVDAASPAEKAGLRPQDKIIQVNGVGVQDMQHSEVVGAIKTGGGETSLLVVDAETEAFFKSCNVLPTEAHLTGPLPQPAVTNGGASQPVVARAPEPSLKADSGEPGLDLGLSLAQAKEKARQKRAAKKAPQMDWSKRNELFSNL, from the exons ATGTCAAAACTCCGACCGAGACTTTGTATTCTGGAAAAGGGTGCGGATGGATACGGGTTTCATTTGCACGGGGAGAAGGGGAAAACGGGTCAGTTTATCCGACTTGTAGAACCAAACTCTCCCGCCGAATCTGCCGGTATGCTCGCCGGGGACAGACTCGCGTTTGTCAACGGGGAGAACGTAGAAGACGAGAGCCACCAGCAAGTAGTTGCCCGGATACGAGCCACCATGGGAGCACTGGAGCTTATCGTGGTTGACGCTGAAACCTTAGAATTACTGAAGAAACACAACTTGGAGTGCCGTAAAGAGTTTGCCAGGGAGGGCATCCCGTTACCGAGCAACGAGTCCAACCACGGGGATGATGCCGCAAGCAGGTCCTCGAGAGACTCTACGACCACACCACCGGATAACGGAGACGTCTCCCTCGCTCGGCTGAGCGTGAGCTCCAAG gactCCAGGCCAGAGTTGCGCCCCCGTCTGTGTCGTATGAAGAAGGGATCGACAGGCTACGGCTTCAACCTCCACAGTGACAAGAACAAGCCTGGCCAGTACATCCGAGCTGTGGACGCCGCCTCACCTGCAGAGAAGGCAGGCCTGCGGCCCCAGGACAAGATCATACAG gtgaaCGGTGTGGGGGTGCAGGACATGCAGCACTCAGAGGTGGTGGGGGCCAtcaagactggggggggggagaccagtCTGCTGGTGGTGGACGCCGAGACGGAAGCCTTCTTCAAGAGCTGCAACGTCCTGCCCACCGAGGCCCACCTCAccg GACCCCTGCCTCAGCCAGCAGTAACCAATGGAGGAGCGTCACAACCTGtg gtggcGAGAGCTCCAGAGCCCAGCCTCAAGGCGGACAGCGGGGAGCCTGGTCTGGATCTGGGTCTGTCTCTGGCGCAGGCCAAGGAGAAAGCCAGGCAGAAACGAGCTGCCAAAAAGGCCCCTCAGATGGACTGGAGCAAGAGGAACGAGCTCTTCAGCAACCTGTag